The Desmonostoc muscorum LEGE 12446 genome includes a region encoding these proteins:
- a CDS encoding HAD-IC family P-type ATPase, with the protein MAQAVSTIAPEEKHSPVWHTLEIPEAIARLHSDADNGLSSAVAQKLLSEVGANELTGKKSKPWWLKFLLQFNQPLLIILLCAGLVKALTGSLVNASVIWGVTTTNAIIGFVQESKAEGAIAALAKAITTEATVIRDGQKIRIASGELVPGDIVLLTSGDKVPADLRLIQVKNLQIDESALTGESLAVEKNTQIIKADTALAERKNMAYAGGFVTFGQGTGIVVATGNTTETGRISQLMEQHTDISTPLTRKFDKFSHNWLYMVLGLATLCFAVGLSFRGFQEALEAAVALTVSAIPEGLPAVVTVTLAIGVSRMARRNAIIRKLPAVETLGSATVVCSDKTGTLTENQMTVQAIYVGGHQYTVSGIGYTPDGEILIDDKPVNLNSDRGLQECLVAGLLCNDSQLEKKNGRWVVMGDPTEGALIASANKVGFSQPTLVKQMPRLDAIPFESDFQYMATLHATPQGKTIYVKGSVEAILQRCTLMLNTQGQPRPLDCVETLQQTTIEREVNIMARQGLRVLALAKKAVPDGQNTVDHPDIATGLIFIGLQGMIDPPRESAIKAVQACQEAGIQVKMITGDHAITAQAIARRMGINKNGSVLAFTGAELAKMDQIELAQVAQEGVVFARVAPEQKLRLVEALQSKGEIVAMTGDGVNDAPALKQADIGIAMGGAGTEVAKEAADMLLTDDNFASIEAAVEEGRAVYKNLLKAICFILPVNGGESMTILISTLLARDLPILSLQVLWLNMLNSITMTVPLAFEPKAQNVMQQTPRHPNEPLLSDSRLKRILAISLFNWIVIFGVFEYIRQTTGNIDLARTMAINSLIAGRIFYLLSISQLIPNLIAKMDGTIKENVDIPAIGFGIIGAIILQIVFAHMPLINEVFETAPLNLQQWLLCLAVGSPMILWAAVVNRFDPPN; encoded by the coding sequence ATGGCACAGGCAGTATCTACCATCGCACCCGAAGAGAAGCATTCCCCTGTTTGGCATACTTTGGAGATTCCCGAAGCGATCGCCCGTTTACATAGTGATGCTGACAATGGCTTAAGCAGTGCAGTAGCCCAAAAGCTATTATCTGAGGTGGGGGCAAACGAACTCACAGGCAAGAAAAGCAAACCTTGGTGGTTAAAATTTTTACTGCAATTTAACCAACCGCTGTTGATTATTTTGTTGTGTGCGGGTTTAGTCAAGGCATTAACTGGTAGCTTGGTAAACGCTAGCGTCATTTGGGGCGTGACTACCACCAATGCGATCATTGGGTTTGTCCAAGAATCGAAAGCCGAAGGTGCGATCGCCGCCCTTGCCAAAGCCATCACCACAGAAGCCACCGTCATCCGTGACGGTCAAAAAATACGCATTGCTTCCGGTGAGTTAGTGCCTGGGGATATTGTTTTACTAACTTCTGGCGATAAAGTCCCGGCAGATTTACGGCTAATTCAAGTAAAAAATTTACAGATAGATGAATCTGCCTTAACCGGTGAATCTCTAGCAGTAGAAAAAAATACTCAAATTATTAAGGCGGATACTGCTTTAGCCGAACGTAAAAACATGGCTTATGCCGGTGGCTTCGTTACCTTTGGGCAAGGTACTGGTATTGTAGTTGCCACAGGTAACACCACGGAAACCGGGCGGATTTCACAGTTAATGGAACAACACACCGATATTTCCACACCATTAACCAGAAAATTCGATAAATTTAGCCATAATTGGCTGTATATGGTCTTAGGTTTAGCAACCCTCTGCTTCGCGGTGGGATTAAGCTTTCGAGGTTTTCAAGAAGCTTTAGAAGCAGCAGTGGCTTTAACAGTCAGTGCCATCCCTGAAGGATTACCAGCAGTAGTTACAGTCACCTTAGCCATCGGTGTTTCCCGCATGGCACGACGCAACGCGATTATTCGCAAATTGCCAGCCGTGGAAACCTTGGGGAGTGCAACTGTTGTTTGTTCTGATAAAACTGGGACTTTGACAGAAAACCAGATGACAGTACAAGCAATTTATGTCGGGGGACATCAATATACTGTCAGTGGTATAGGTTACACACCAGACGGTGAAATCTTGATCGATGACAAGCCAGTGAACCTCAACAGCGATCGGGGTTTGCAAGAATGCCTAGTTGCCGGGTTGTTGTGTAACGACTCGCAATTAGAGAAAAAGAATGGTAGGTGGGTAGTCATGGGAGATCCCACAGAGGGGGCGTTAATTGCATCAGCAAACAAAGTAGGTTTTAGTCAGCCAACCCTAGTCAAACAAATGCCCAGGCTAGATGCAATTCCCTTTGAATCCGACTTTCAATACATGGCGACATTGCACGCCACACCCCAAGGTAAGACTATCTATGTCAAGGGTTCAGTGGAGGCAATTCTCCAGCGCTGCACCTTGATGTTGAACACCCAGGGACAACCCCGCCCGTTAGATTGTGTAGAAACGTTACAACAAACTACCATCGAGCGGGAAGTCAATATTATGGCACGGCAAGGCTTACGGGTATTAGCTTTGGCCAAAAAAGCAGTACCCGATGGACAAAATACGGTGGATCATCCAGATATTGCGACTGGGTTAATTTTCATCGGCTTGCAGGGAATGATCGATCCGCCGCGTGAGAGTGCCATTAAGGCAGTGCAAGCCTGTCAGGAAGCTGGAATCCAGGTAAAAATGATTACTGGCGATCATGCGATTACAGCCCAAGCGATCGCCCGCCGCATGGGCATCAACAAAAATGGTTCAGTTCTGGCTTTCACAGGTGCAGAACTAGCAAAAATGGATCAAATAGAACTCGCCCAAGTTGCCCAAGAAGGTGTAGTTTTTGCCCGCGTCGCCCCAGAACAAAAACTGCGTTTAGTTGAAGCCTTGCAATCAAAAGGTGAAATCGTCGCCATGACAGGAGATGGCGTCAACGATGCACCTGCTTTAAAACAAGCAGATATCGGTATTGCGATGGGTGGCGCTGGTACAGAAGTCGCCAAAGAAGCCGCCGATATGCTACTTACCGATGATAATTTTGCCTCCATTGAAGCTGCTGTGGAAGAAGGAAGGGCAGTATATAAAAACCTACTCAAAGCAATTTGCTTTATTTTGCCCGTCAATGGTGGCGAATCCATGACAATTTTAATTAGCACATTATTAGCCAGAGATTTACCAATTTTATCTTTACAAGTTCTGTGGTTAAATATGCTCAATTCCATCACTATGACAGTGCCTTTAGCCTTTGAGCCAAAAGCGCAAAATGTCATGCAACAAACACCGCGTCATCCCAATGAACCGTTACTGTCAGACAGTCGTTTAAAAAGAATTTTGGCAATTTCTCTGTTTAACTGGATTGTGATATTTGGAGTATTTGAGTATATTCGTCAGACCACAGGTAATATAGATTTAGCCCGAACAATGGCGATTAATTCTTTAATTGCCGGACGGATATTTTATTTATTGAGCATTAGTCAATTAATCCCGAATTTGATTGCAAAAATGGATGGTACAATTAAAGAAAATGTCGATATACCCGCCATTGGATTTGGGATTATCGGGGCAATTATTTTGCAAATTGTCTTTGCTCATATGCCATTAATTAATGAAGTTTTTGAAACAGCACCATTAAATTTACAGCAGTGGTTGTTGTGTTTAGCAGTAGGTTCACCAATGATTTTGTGGGCTGCGGTGGTGAATCGTTTTGATCCACCAAATTAA
- a CDS encoding NF041680 family putative transposase: protein MAMPKFNNNQLIAQFQDFRQKIYNCFSSCSDACMDLLDALAGNTGANSIAELSLSPLFPRSYNSIYKAIQKSFNTNIQEKNNEEEEQEEQEKPNNLIRVVSELIKQPQQRPFYLFALDTTPHPRPYARTLAERGYIYQPNTIKGNKPINIGHSYSILSILPEKETGNAAPWSIPISGERVSLDKTGVDVGSEQISSVMSDSSLPWQEKLCVLVADSAYSQRSFLFDQSKHKNVVVIARVRSNRIFYQSPPVDESKKKRGCPKKYGERFNLADVETWHSPDETTQIQQTTCKGRLLNITILAWHQMLMRGTKHQKMYCHPFTLLRIHVTDDTNQSLWKPMWLIVIGEQRGEISPTVANHCYRQRFDIEHMLRFSKQRLLMTQFQTPDVLHEENWIHLVILAYVQLWAARELATHLPRPWERYLEQNNDKIATPSVVQRDFQRIISEIGTPARSPKTRGNSIGRVQGQVQTQRTKHPVVKKKSKSTLAKVKAA from the coding sequence ATGGCTATGCCAAAATTTAATAACAATCAATTAATAGCGCAATTTCAAGATTTTAGACAAAAAATTTACAACTGTTTTTCTTCATGTAGCGACGCCTGTATGGATTTGTTGGATGCGCTTGCGGGTAATACGGGAGCCAATTCAATTGCGGAGTTATCTTTAAGTCCTTTGTTTCCCAGAAGCTATAATTCTATTTATAAAGCAATTCAAAAATCATTTAATACAAATATTCAGGAGAAGAACAATGAAGAAGAAGAACAAGAAGAACAAGAAAAACCCAATAACTTAATTAGGGTGGTATCTGAGTTAATTAAGCAACCACAACAACGCCCTTTTTACTTATTCGCTCTTGATACAACACCGCATCCGCGTCCTTACGCGAGGACTTTAGCTGAACGTGGGTATATTTACCAGCCAAATACTATCAAGGGTAACAAACCGATTAATATTGGTCATTCTTATTCGATACTTTCTATCTTACCAGAGAAAGAAACTGGGAATGCCGCCCCTTGGTCAATACCAATATCAGGAGAAAGGGTATCACTTGATAAAACTGGTGTTGATGTGGGTAGTGAACAAATTTCCTCAGTAATGTCTGATTCATCACTGCCCTGGCAGGAAAAATTGTGCGTCTTAGTAGCAGATAGCGCCTATAGTCAGCGTTCATTTCTGTTTGACCAATCCAAACACAAAAATGTGGTAGTGATAGCCAGAGTTCGTAGTAATCGAATTTTCTACCAATCTCCACCCGTTGATGAGTCAAAGAAAAAACGTGGTTGTCCAAAAAAATACGGTGAACGGTTTAATTTAGCTGATGTTGAAACTTGGCACTCTCCCGACGAGACAACACAAATTCAGCAGACAACCTGTAAGGGTCGTCTTTTAAACATCACCATACTCGCTTGGCATCAAATGTTGATGAGGGGAACCAAGCACCAAAAAATGTATTGTCATCCTTTTACTCTGCTCAGAATTCATGTGACTGATGATACTAATCAATCTCTCTGGAAACCAATGTGGTTAATTGTCATAGGTGAGCAACGTGGAGAAATCTCACCTACGGTTGCAAACCATTGCTATAGACAAAGGTTTGATATTGAACACATGCTGCGATTTAGCAAGCAGCGTTTGTTGATGACGCAGTTTCAAACTCCAGATGTTTTGCATGAGGAAAATTGGATACATTTAGTAATCCTAGCTTACGTACAGTTGTGGGCGGCAAGGGAGTTAGCAACACACTTACCCAGGCCATGGGAGCGTTATTTAGAACAAAACAATGATAAAATTGCCACTCCAAGTGTAGTGCAACGCGATTTTCAGAGAATTATTTCAGAGATTGGTACACCCGCTCGTTCTCCCAAAACCAGAGGAAATTCCATCGGTCGAGTTCAAGGTCAAGTTCAAACACAACGAACTAAGCATCCTGTTGTCAAGAAGAAGTCAAAATCAACACTCGCTAAAGTCAAAGCCGCATAA
- a CDS encoding ATP-binding protein, whose protein sequence is MNLDVSTPLQLIGRSLEFQRIVQVLAQDGDLLITGVPGSGRRTLVRVATQEVGAMVLEIDCIRATDGERFIQLLAEAITQNWQAAQIQDWVSNFGNEFFVFHPERKLKLLRSLNQKQLWQAFEILLNLLQIMAINLNQRVVLILQSFPHIRSWDRNHLWEATFRREINVQTHVSYVLLATIAETSYQTDETNYPLETIQLAPLAKDVLALWAREILHTQNLKFDPRSLALQLFLDAVQGHIGDAMAIIRRLQTFSYPNGLISEVAVQQAIEGLLKDLSLTFESLLMLLPANQVHLLESLALDPTDKPQRKGYIQKHGLSRGGSLQGSLTGLQHKGLIYSAEQGYQLALPLLALWLRERLS, encoded by the coding sequence GTGAATTTGGATGTGTCTACTCCTTTGCAATTGATTGGGCGATCGCTAGAATTTCAGCGCATTGTCCAAGTGCTGGCGCAAGATGGGGATTTGTTGATTACTGGGGTACCAGGTAGTGGGCGGCGGACTTTAGTGCGAGTGGCTACCCAAGAAGTTGGCGCGATGGTTTTGGAGATAGACTGCATCCGCGCTACCGATGGGGAGCGATTTATTCAACTGCTAGCAGAGGCGATTACTCAAAACTGGCAAGCAGCACAAATTCAAGACTGGGTAAGTAACTTTGGCAATGAGTTTTTTGTCTTTCATCCAGAAAGGAAACTCAAGCTATTGCGTTCTTTGAACCAAAAGCAGCTATGGCAAGCATTTGAAATTTTGCTCAACTTGCTGCAAATCATGGCGATTAATTTGAATCAGCGTGTGGTGCTGATTTTGCAGAGTTTTCCGCACATACGTTCTTGGGATCGCAATCATTTGTGGGAAGCCACATTCAGGCGAGAAATCAATGTGCAAACTCATGTCAGCTACGTTTTATTAGCAACCATCGCTGAGACAAGTTATCAAACAGATGAAACAAACTATCCACTAGAAACTATACAGTTAGCCCCCTTAGCTAAGGACGTTTTAGCATTATGGGCGAGGGAAATATTGCATACACAAAATCTTAAATTTGATCCTCGCTCACTTGCACTGCAATTATTTTTAGATGCTGTACAAGGACACATTGGCGATGCGATGGCCATAATTCGCCGCCTGCAAACTTTTTCTTATCCTAATGGATTAATTAGTGAAGTAGCAGTGCAGCAGGCAATAGAAGGATTGCTGAAAGATTTATCTTTAACTTTTGAATCTTTATTGATGTTGTTACCAGCAAATCAGGTGCATCTTTTGGAATCTTTAGCTTTAGATCCTACAGATAAGCCACAACGTAAAGGATATATTCAAAAACATGGTCTTTCAAGAGGTGGTAGCCTTCAGGGTTCCCTGACTGGATTACAGCATAAAGGTTTAATCTACAGTGCTGAACAAGGTTATCAACTGGCATTACCTTTATTAGCTTTGTGGTTGCGGGAGAGGTTAAGTTAG
- a CDS encoding DUF362 domain-containing protein, with amino-acid sequence MQTQKSSVSLIRATSYEPETLRESLVTLLEPLGGMAAFVKKGDRVLLKPNLLTGARPGKECITRAELVYAVAQMVIEVGGKPFLGDSPAFGSAKGVAVANGYLPILEELNLPIIDFHGQRYQTVSDNFNHLRLSKEAMEADVVINLPKVKSHAQLTLTLGVKNLFGCVPGKMKAWWHMEAGKDANRFAEMLVETARAINPNLTILDGIIGHEGNGPSNGEPRQLGILAAASDIFALDRAMVEILNVPPEQVPTVAASQRLGVCPELAAIEFPNLNPDLLKIEDWRLPDKLMPIDFGMPRVIKSTFKHLYTRFIKEPMSVYARN; translated from the coding sequence ATGCAGACTCAAAAATCATCTGTCAGCCTGATTCGGGCTACTTCCTACGAACCAGAGACTTTACGAGAATCTTTAGTGACACTGCTGGAACCTTTGGGAGGAATGGCAGCATTTGTGAAAAAAGGCGATCGCGTTTTACTCAAACCCAATCTACTCACAGGTGCGCGTCCTGGTAAAGAGTGTATCACTCGTGCGGAACTAGTTTACGCAGTTGCCCAAATGGTAATTGAAGTTGGCGGTAAGCCATTTTTGGGTGATAGTCCAGCCTTTGGCAGTGCCAAGGGAGTAGCCGTGGCAAATGGCTATCTGCCTATTTTAGAAGAACTCAATCTTCCCATTATCGATTTTCACGGCCAGCGTTATCAAACCGTCAGCGATAATTTTAACCACCTGCGGCTGTCTAAAGAAGCGATGGAAGCAGACGTGGTGATTAACCTACCCAAAGTCAAATCCCATGCCCAGTTAACCTTAACGCTGGGCGTAAAAAACTTGTTTGGTTGCGTCCCCGGCAAAATGAAAGCTTGGTGGCACATGGAAGCCGGCAAAGACGCCAACAGATTTGCTGAAATGTTAGTAGAAACTGCAAGGGCAATTAACCCGAACTTAACCATATTAGATGGCATCATCGGTCATGAAGGTAACGGTCCCAGTAACGGTGAACCTCGCCAATTAGGCATTTTAGCAGCTGCATCAGATATATTTGCCCTAGATCGAGCAATGGTGGAAATCCTCAACGTTCCTCCTGAACAAGTGCCCACAGTTGCAGCTTCCCAGAGGTTAGGAGTTTGTCCAGAACTTGCTGCTATAGAGTTTCCAAATTTAAATCCTGACTTATTAAAAATAGAAGATTGGCGGTTACCAGACAAATTAATGCCCATCGATTTTGGTATGCCGCGCGTCATTAAATCTACGTTTAAGCATCTTTACACCCGATTTATCAAGGAACCAATGAGTGTTTACGCAAGGAATTAG
- a CDS encoding GAF domain-containing sensor histidine kinase — protein sequence MNITNQERQATPVKENCRQTIILLDGEQQNLPQQLRILQRLTKLCNQPRTPLNNLLEQMVQEVYDAIDSADFCFIFLYNPESKQLELAAKSGINVEKLSFVQVNSNTQGFIADFEQELVYPSLAVNSDLGLLYQVFTTGISHLFQKTKENTDNIIENYSLSPHLPVSVSSFNPSSIYAVAIELEAAERLGVLAIGNWGNPNSFNIISLNILDTVGELIAIAINNARTMATLVECEEHLARQNEIILEQNHELEKNQHQIQLQNLRLLEVAELKSQFLATTSHELHTPLNVILGLSQVLLRQRTSNLSEKQIDMVQRIYNNGNHLLEIIDDMLYFAKVEAGNLLFKIEEFNLANLVLATVAEHRSFAEDKCLNLQVEVNLEHLIIINDSARLKQVLAKLLLNAIKFTESGSIEIKVWEISSDRIAIAVKDTGIGIAESDLAYIFEQFRQVDQTTTRKYGGIGLGLAITKSLVEIMQGTISVTSKIGEGSNFCIELPKQIKCTG from the coding sequence TTGAATATCACCAATCAAGAGCGACAAGCTACTCCTGTAAAAGAAAATTGCCGTCAGACAATTATACTTTTAGATGGAGAACAGCAAAATCTACCTCAACAACTGCGAATACTTCAGCGGTTAACTAAACTTTGCAATCAGCCACGAACACCTTTAAATAACTTATTAGAACAGATGGTGCAGGAAGTTTATGACGCCATTGATAGTGCTGATTTCTGCTTCATATTCTTATATAATCCTGAAAGTAAACAGTTAGAATTAGCTGCAAAATCTGGAATAAATGTAGAAAAATTGTCCTTTGTACAAGTAAATAGTAACACTCAAGGTTTTATTGCGGATTTTGAGCAAGAATTAGTATATCCATCTCTAGCAGTAAATAGTGATTTGGGGTTACTCTACCAAGTATTTACCACAGGTATTTCCCACTTATTTCAAAAAACTAAAGAAAATACAGATAATATTATTGAAAACTATTCTCTGTCACCACATCTTCCAGTTTCTGTGTCTTCTTTCAATCCATCGTCAATCTATGCCGTAGCAATAGAGTTAGAAGCAGCAGAACGGTTGGGAGTACTGGCAATTGGTAACTGGGGAAATCCCAATTCTTTCAATATTATTTCACTAAATATTTTGGATACAGTCGGTGAATTAATAGCGATCGCTATTAATAATGCCAGAACGATGGCAACTTTGGTAGAGTGCGAAGAACATTTAGCTAGACAAAATGAAATTATCTTAGAACAAAACCACGAATTGGAAAAAAATCAACACCAAATTCAGTTACAAAATCTGCGACTTTTAGAAGTAGCGGAGTTAAAATCGCAATTTTTAGCCACTACATCTCACGAACTCCACACACCCCTAAATGTTATTTTAGGCTTATCACAAGTACTACTACGCCAACGCACCTCAAACTTATCTGAGAAACAAATAGATATGGTGCAGCGTATTTACAATAATGGCAATCATCTACTAGAAATCATTGATGATATGCTGTACTTTGCCAAAGTAGAAGCAGGTAATCTGTTATTTAAAATAGAAGAATTTAATTTGGCGAATTTGGTATTAGCAACTGTAGCTGAACATCGTTCCTTCGCAGAAGACAAGTGCTTAAATTTGCAAGTCGAAGTTAATCTAGAACATCTCATAATAATTAACGACAGTGCCCGCCTGAAACAAGTTTTAGCCAAGTTGTTATTAAACGCAATTAAATTTACAGAAAGTGGTAGTATAGAAATTAAAGTATGGGAAATCTCTAGTGACAGAATTGCGATCGCAGTTAAAGATACTGGTATAGGCATCGCCGAATCTGACCTAGCATATATTTTTGAGCAATTCCGCCAAGTAGATCAAACTACTACGCGCAAGTATGGCGGTATCGGTTTAGGACTAGCAATTACCAAATCATTAGTAGAAATTATGCAAGGAACCATTAGCGTTACCAGCAAAATAGGTGAAGGTTCCAACTTTTGCATCGAATTACCCAAACAAATAAAATGCACGGGCTGA
- a CDS encoding endonuclease/exonuclease/phosphatase family protein → MATFKVMTWNVENLFSLGNNFSPKTEAEYTQKLNSLASVILTLDPDVLAVQEVGNPEAFAELLALLEGRYPHTCLSAFPDPRGIRVGFLSKIAIEEQEDLINFPERGFSKVISQDTEGNSTEVNRMGRGALRILVKPQENTSINIINAHFKSKLLTFSSTNDSPRFAPKDENERSRVAGLALIKRTAEAVSLRVKANKLLENNANQGLIILGDLNDVPSAATTQILQGPGGSEIGTRGFNLLDKGDDTRLFNLAPLIDEKRRYSRIYQNNKELIDHIFVSQELLSGKPRKLPKVDSYIDNIDTLPSVSDDPNLRRGKPGSDHAPVIAIFDL, encoded by the coding sequence ATGGCTACATTTAAGGTCATGACTTGGAATGTAGAGAATTTATTCTCTTTGGGTAATAATTTTAGTCCCAAAACCGAAGCAGAATACACACAAAAATTGAATAGCTTAGCTAGTGTAATTCTAACTCTCGATCCTGATGTGCTAGCTGTTCAAGAAGTCGGCAACCCAGAGGCATTTGCAGAATTGTTAGCACTATTAGAGGGGCGCTATCCCCATACGTGTCTATCTGCATTTCCAGATCCTCGCGGAATTCGGGTTGGGTTTCTTTCAAAAATAGCGATCGAAGAACAGGAGGATTTAATAAATTTTCCTGAGCGTGGCTTTTCCAAAGTTATTAGTCAAGACACGGAAGGAAATTCCACTGAAGTTAACCGCATGGGTCGAGGCGCTTTACGGATTCTTGTTAAACCTCAAGAAAATACTTCTATTAATATTATTAATGCACACTTCAAATCGAAATTGTTAACTTTTTCTTCAACAAACGATAGTCCACGATTTGCTCCCAAAGATGAAAATGAACGTAGTCGGGTTGCTGGATTAGCACTTATCAAGCGAACAGCAGAAGCAGTTTCATTGCGTGTTAAAGCAAATAAGTTACTAGAAAATAATGCCAACCAAGGTCTGATTATTCTAGGAGATTTGAATGATGTGCCATCTGCTGCTACTACTCAGATTCTTCAAGGACCGGGTGGTAGCGAGATTGGCACACGCGGGTTTAATCTGTTAGATAAAGGAGATGATACCAGACTATTTAATTTAGCTCCTTTAATTGATGAAAAAAGACGATACTCGCGTATTTATCAGAACAACAAAGAGTTAATAGATCATATTTTTGTTAGTCAAGAACTATTATCTGGTAAGCCGCGCAAATTGCCAAAAGTAGATAGCTATATCGATAATATAGATACTTTACCTTCTGTTAGTGATGACCCAAACTTAAGACGAGGAAAACCTGGTTCAGATCATGCACCAGTCATTGCAATTTTTGATTTATAA